The genomic region GGTGCTGGGCCAGGAGTTTGTCGAAGAGGTGAAAACCAGCCAGGAACTCTGGACGGTGTCGATTATGGGCATTGAGCCCGTGGCCTCCAGCGGCATCATGATCAACAACATTGGAGTTTCCCTGCGGGCGCTGGTGGGGGGGGTAACAATGTTTGTGCCCCAGGTGCCGCTGATCACACCACCGGGAGCATTTACGGTGTTTTTGCTGGTCGTTAACGGGCTAATGATCGGCTGTGTTGGCGTGCTGGTGGCCCAGGCCAACCTGGCCTACGACCTGTGGGCCTTTGTGTTTCCCCACGGGGCGCTAGAGCTACCGGCGATTTTTATGGCCGGGGGGGCTGGGTTGCTGCTGGCTCGCGGCATTTTGCTGCCCGGCCCCTACCGCCGCATCGACGCGCTGAAACTGTATGGTCTCCAGGCCGCTCAGCTGCTCTACGGCATCATCCCCATGCTGGTGATTGCGGGGCTGATTGAGGGGTTTTTCTCGCCCCAAACCTGGATCCCCAACGGCTTTAAGTACTTTGCAGGAACAGTCATATTCATTGCCCTGGTGCAGTACTGCCGCACCCAGCGACCTGAATTTTGAAAGCCTGCTAGACCGCCAGCTCAGGATTCGCTACCCTCTCTATGCTCTGTATGGCAGGGTTCAAAGGCGGCTCGGCCTCCTACCTCCCAAGAGTCGCTGACGCGATCGCGGAGCTTATGACTACAATAGGGCAGTATTTAGGTTGGGCTTTCTGCCACTCGCCATGTCGCCCCCATCCCCTCCCCAGCCCCGTACCCTGCTCAAAACCGTTACCCAGGCCTTTCAGGCCGTGCAGGCCAAGGTTGACTTTGGCAAGCTGGCGGTCAAGCCTGGGGCTCGCGCCGCCGAGCTAGAGGTTCTGGTCAACGGCAAACCCACCACCTATCCGCTGCTGGGGGAGCACTACATCATGGGGCGCAGCAGTTCCCAGTGCGATATTGTGGCCCCCAGCCCCATCGTCAGCCAGGTGCACGCCACCCTCACCCGCGACACCAACCGCCCCAGCCAGCCCTTCGTAATGAAGGATCGCAACTCCACCAACGGCATCTATCGGGGCAAAAAGCGGCTCACCCAAGCGGTGATGAACCACGGCGATGTCTACACCCTCGGCCCGCCGGAGCTGGAAGATGCCGTCACCCTGCGGTTTAGCGAGCCGCCCCCCTGGTACGTCAAAACCGCCCGCTACACCCTCTACAGCTTCACCGGCCTTTCGCTGGCCGTCGGCGCGTGGATTGTCGGGGTAGAGTGGCCTAAAATTCCCATGCGGCCTCTGCCCGACTCAGTGCAGGGGCCGGTGGTTGTGTTTGGTGAAGAAAATGGTGCTGTGGTGCCCCTGCGGGAACAGCGCAGCCAATCTCACCAGGAGCTGCGCCGTATGGGCGACTTTTCGCCCTACCTGCCCCAGGCGCTGATCGCCTCTGAAGATACGCGCTACTACTGGCACCTGGGGGTAGACCCCCTCGGTATTGCGCGGGCCGTGCTGATCAATGTGCAGGATGGGGCCATTCGCCAGGGGGGTAGCACGATTAGCCAGCAGCTGGCTCGCAGCGTCTACCGCGAATACGTGGGCACCGACGACTCGGCGGGGCGCAAGATTCGCGAGGCGATTACGGCCCTCAAGCTGGAGACGTTTTACAGCAAAAACTATCTGCTGCTCACCTACCTCAACCGGGTTTATCTGGGCGAAAATCTCTACGGCTTTGAGGATGCGGCTCAGTTTTACTTCAGCAAGCCCGCCCGCGACCTGACACTCTCGGAGGCGGCAACGCTGGTGGGTATTTTGCCGGGGCCCAACGCCTTTAACCCGGTGCAAAACTACGATGCGGCAGTGTTCTACCGCGATCGCGTCCTCGATCGCATGGTGTCGCTGGGCATGGTCAGCCAGGAGGAGGCGCGGCGGGCGCGGCGATCGCGCATTGAGATCAGCCCCGATGCCACCCGTCAGCTGCAAAGCACCCGCGCCCCCTACTTCTACAGCTACGTCTTTGAAGAGCTCGACAATGTGCTCGGCACTTCCCTGGCGCGGGAGGGCAACTTCTATGTCGAGACCAGCGTTGACCTCAACCTTCAGACGGCGGCAGAGGATGCCCTGCGCCAGGATATTGCCACCCAGGGAGCCGCCCTGGCCTACTCCCAGGGAGCCGTGGTCACCCTCGAAACCAGCACCGGAGCTATCCGCGCCCTGGTGGGGGGCGTAGACTTTGCCCAGAGCCAGTTTAACCGGGCTTCCCAGGCGCTGCGCCAGCCGGGTTCGACCTTCAAGCTGTTTGCCTACGGAGCCGCCCTGGAGCGGGGCATTCCACCAGGGCGATCGTTCTCCTGCGCGCCGATGAACTGGAACGGCCAGCGGTTTGCGGGCTGTCGCTCGGGCTCAGGGGCGCTCGACATGTACGCCGGTATGGCCCGCTCTGAGAATGTCGTAGCCCTGCGCATTGCCCAGGAGGCGGGCCTGCGCAACGTCATCAATGTGGCCGAGCGCCTGGGCATTGAGTCTAACCTGGTGGCTTCGCCGGGCCTCACCCTGGGCGAAAGCGAAGTCACCCCTCTAGAAATCACCGGCTCCTTTGCCGCCGTGGGCAACAACGGCGTGTGGAACCGACCCCACGGCATTTTGCGGGTGCTCGACAGCAGCGACTGCGCCGACCCCAGCGACATCAACACCTGCCGCGTGATCTACGAGTTTGGCCAGGCGGGCGACGCCAACCGCCAGGCCATTGACCCTGGCATATCCAGCACCCTGACGGGACTGCTCCAGGGCGTAGTGCAGGGGGGCACCGGTCGCAGTGCCTTTTTAGGCCGAGGGGAAGCGGGTAAAACCGGCACCACCGACAACAACCGCGACCTCTGGTTTATCGGCTTTGTGCCGGGGCGCGACCTGACTACGGGCGTCTGGCTGGGCAATGACGACAATACTGCCACCCGAGGCAGCAGCGGCCAGGCGGCGGCGGTATGGGGCAACTACATGCGCCAGGTGGTGCAGTAGTCGGTGAGGCCCAGAGAGGACTTGACTAGGCTCAGGGTCTACTCGGCTAGGCTCAGAGATTGCCTGGGCTAGGCTCAAACCTATAGCCATGGTCAATTGAGTTAGGACATTCAGCAATCCCAGGAACGTTCAAACGTTTGAACGTTCCTAGAGAAATTGTTCTAACCAGACTGGCTAAAGCTATAACTTGACTAGGCTTAGGGATTACTCAGCTAAGTTCACAGACAACTGGACTAGGCTCGGAGACTACTCAGCTGGGTTGAGAGACTGCTCGACTAAGCTCAGAGAGTGCTTGCACCAAGCTCACAGATAACTCGACTAAGCTCGAAGACTACTCAGCTTGGTTTAGAATCTACTCGACTAGGCTCGGAGAGAGCCAGTACTCGGTTCAGAGACTACTCACTTAGATTTAAAGACTACTCAGCTAGGTAAGGGAATTCTCGGTTGCTTGGTGATCTTAACCAAGCTGAAAAGCCTGAGCCATTCTGGCATTCAACTCTTGTATGTGTTGCGCACCTAATTCACCTAGCTCGCAAAGTTAACTAAAACAACGCTACCTTTTATGACCACGTGACAGGTTCCCCATCGTTTAGGGTGTAAATCTCTGGCTCGTCTTGCCAGAAATCAAAGCTACCGCCCTTGTCGGCTAAGTGAATTAGCTCCGTTGTGGAAGGGTAGGGAACTTCGCCCAGCAGCCTGTCGAGTAATAGTGCTTGCTCGTTGCTGGAAAGCGCCAGAATAACCTGGATCAGCGAATCGACGAGTTGGGTGTTGGGGGTCAATGCAGTCGATTCCATGGGCGAACTCCTGTGCGGCTATCAATAGGGTACTGTTTGCTGACGCTCCTGCGTCCTCTGGAGATAAGCACAAGCTGTAACAAATTTAACTTGTCTGTGCGGTGCGAATAGGGTACTCTACTGGGCTAAGGCTGTGTGCGTGCAGCTTGTCTTCCCAAAAATTTGGTCAAGCGCCGCTGGAAGGTGTTGGCGCACCAACCAGCAGCTAACCCCGTTGACAGGAGTCGCTGTCTCGGAGGCTAAGGTGATTATTACCCAAGGCCGTCCCGAACTGCACAACGTCTGGGGCGGCCAAATTTTTGGGGCTTTCCTACCCATCCGTTTCTCTGGAGGAAACCCCATGTTGTGTTTTACCCGTCAAGATCCCCTACGCCTGGCTACTCCTAGCCCACAGCCAGGGCGCGAGCGATTGCGTCATTTGGTGATTGGCTCACCGCAAGGGGTGCAGGGGGCGATCAATCACCTGCACCTGCTGCAATACGCCGAGCGGCTAGAGTGGAGCCGCCAGTTTGCAATACCGGAGTCGGGGATATTGATTACGCCGGAGCAGGGGGAGGTGTTTAGCTACCTACTGCGCTATCGACAGTTGGGTTAGAAGCCTAACCCCTGGGAATAACCCACCCCTGCCCCTCCCAGGAGGGGATTTGGCCACTGTCCCCTCCTGGGAGGGGTGCCCGCAGGGCGGGGTGGGTCAATCTCGACCATGAGAAAATTCCCCGCATCGAGAATTGCTTGCAGACCCACCCCTGCCCCTCCCAGGAGGGGATTTGGCCACCGTCCCCTCCTGAGAGGGGTGCCCGCAGGGCGGGGTGGGTCAATCTCGACCATGAGAAAATTCCCCGCGTACAGAATCGCTTGCAGACCCACCCCTGCCCCTCCCAGGAGGGGATTTGCGCTACTGTCCCCTCCTGGGAGGGGTGCCCGCAGGGCGGGGTGGGTCAATCTCAGCAATCAGGAGGATTTGTTATCCATGCTGCGATCGCCTGAAGCACAGCTTCGGTCTGATATCGCACCTCGTCGTCGCGGAATCGTAAAAATTTTATGCCGTAGGCTTCTAACCTTGTCTGTCGATACTGGTCTTGCACCTGGGCTTCTTCGCTGTCGTGGGAGGCACCATCGATCTCGATGGCCAGCCGTAGCTTCTTGCAGTAGAAGTCAACGATGTACTCATCAATGGGCTTCTGGCGATCGAAGTCAAAGCCATGCATTTGTTTGCCTTTCAAGTGCTGCCACAAAATCACTTCCGAGCGGGTCATGTTTTGCCGCAGGTGTCGGGCAATTTGCTTTAGTCGTGGGTTGTAGGGCAAAAAGTCTGGGGGCATGATGCAAGTGAGCTGTTCTGCACTGAAAATGCCCTAAAAGACCCACCCCTGCCCCTCCCAGGAGGGGATTTGGCCACCATCCCCTCCTGGGAGGGGTGCCCGCAGGGCGGGGTGGGTCAATCTCAGCCATGAGAAAATTCCCCGCATCGAGAATTGCTTGCAGACCCACCCCTGCCCCTCCCAGGAGGGGATTTGGCCACCGTCCCCTCCTGGGAGGGGTGCCCGCAGGGCGGGGTGGGTCAATAATCCGGTGTGGTCGTGTTGCCCGTGAATTAAGAATGTAGGGCACATTAGGTAGAGGCTTTTAGCCTTTTGGAGCGACCCGCACTCGGTAACGTCACACCATGGGCTTTAACGAAGCCGACACGCGAGCAAAACTCATCAACCTGGCGCTATACCGACGCGGCTGGAGTGAAGACAACATCAGGCGAGAAGAGACACCTGGTGGAATCGATGTCGTCAACCAAAAAGCGCGACGCCGCAGCAAGGGGCGAATGGATTATGTGCTGCGGCTCATCGTCCGTAGCGACACCCAACCCGTTGCCGTGGCTCTTATCGAGGCGAAGCAGGAAGACGCCCTGCCCACGGAAGGGCTACAGCAGGGCATCGACTATGCCGCCTGTATGCTCCACAACATCCCCTTCGTGTACTCGACGAACGGACACCTCTTCGTTGAATACGACGGCTCTACGGGTATCACCAGCGCCCCGTAGCCGATGTCAGCCTTCCCGACGCCCAATGAGCTACGGCAGCGCTACGAAACGATGATGGGCTTCAGCCTCGACGACGAAGCCGCCAAACCCTTGCTGACGAAGTACTCCACGGGAGAAGACACCCGACGGTACTACCAGGACGCCGCGATCCGAGCCGCCCTGGAGAAGATAGCCCGATGCGAACGGCAGAACGAACCGGCTCGCGTGCTGTTGTCGCTGGCAACGGGGGCCGGTAAGACGTTTATTGCCGTGAACCTGTTGAAGCGCATTTTAGTTGGTGCCGTAGTACTAGTGCGACAAACCAGGCCCAGGCTGATGTTAAGCGACAAGACCTTACGACTAGTTACCAAACAAGATTGTGTCGTTAAGGAATACCTTGAAGTTGCTTTGCGACAACAAAAAGCACGGGATTTTATTGAAGGCAATGCGACTGGTACAAGCCCATCAATGAAAAACATCTCGCAGAAGACAATTGAGAAAATACCCGTTCTTTTGCCTCCAGTTTTAATACAGGAAAAGATTGCTTTCGCCTTAAAACAAAGGCAGCCATCAATTGACAATTTGCGAAAGACAGTTCTAGGACAAATCGGCACCATCAATGCTTTACCGGCGTCTCTGCTCCGTCAAGCCTTCAACGGTGAGTATGACCGGCATGCCACCAGGAAAGCCATGATAGCTGGCTACGCAAACAACTAACTGGGTTCTTATCCCCCACTCTCCCTACAATTAAACTAAGCCCATCCCACCTCAGACACCCCCAATGACCATCCTCAACCTGGTCAAACTCCCCATCACCACCATTGATCTGTCACCAGGTAGCCACCTGCTGATCAACGATGTCACCTGGGAGCAATACGAAACCCTGCTCACCGACCTGGGCGCAGACCGGCGCGTTCCCCGCATCAACTATGTCAATGGCATCCTCGAAATTATGTCCCCTTTGCCAGCCCACGAGCGCCCCCACCGCATCATTGCCTACATTGTGACCGCCATTCTGGATGCTCAAGATCGCCCCTGGGAAGACTTCGGTTCCACCACCTTCAAAAAGCCCAAACGAGCCGGACTAGAACCCGACACCTGTTTCTACATCCAGAATGCCGAACGGGTACGCAACCTCATGCGCATCAATATGGACACCGACCCTCCCCCTGACCTGGCCATTGAAGCCGATGTCACCTCTAAGACCACCCTGGATGCTTACGCCACTCTGCAAGTTCCCGAAGTCTGGATTTACGACAGTGGCCGCCTGACCATTTATCTCCTGCAGGGCGACGACTATAACCCCGTTACCACCAGCCAGGTTTTTCCAGATTTACCCATTACCACCTGGGTTCCTGAGCTGGTGAAAATGGCATTCGACACGGGTACTAGCACCATGCTTCGCACCCTTCGCCGTCAACTCTAAACGGGCCTAGTGAGCGAGACTAAGTTTTGGCTAGAGACCAACATCGTCTAGGGCTACCCATGGCAAAGGCAAACAGCAACAACGGCAATGGCAACGGTCGCCTCTTCACCACCCAGGCCAGTCTCGACAGCTACATCAAATCCGTCTGCGACATCATGCGCCGGTCAAACTGCGCCGGGGCATGATGTACGTTCCCGAAATGACCTGGATTCTGTTCCTCCGCATCCTCGACGAAATAGAAGCACGGGAAGAAGAAGAAGCCGAAGTGTTGGGCATCGACTTCAAGCAGTCCCTAGCGTTGCCCTACCGCTGGCGCGAATGGGCCGCGCCCTACAGCGAAGACCGGCTCAACCTGGTCGATGGCTTGCCCCAGGGCTGGAAGCGCAAAGAGCTACAGGACGGCTCATTGGGCGATTTCTTTGCCTTCGTCAACGGCGACTTGCTGCCCTACCTGCGAGGGCTACGAGACCAGCCCAACGCCTCGCTACGCCAGAAGGTCATTAGCCAGGTGTTGTCGGGGGTAGAGCGCACTCGCATCGACACCGAGAAAAACTTCCTCGACATTCTCGACAAAATCCACGTCATCAACCAGGAGAACATTGACGACACCCACATCTTCACCCTGTCGCAGGTGTACGAAGGGCTGCTGCTCAAGATGGGCGAGCGGGGCAACGACGGCGGGCAGTTCTTTACGCCCCGTGTCGTCATTCGAGCCATGGTCGAAGCCATTGACCCGAAGCTGGGCGAGACCGTTTACGACCCAGGCTGCGGCACCGGGGGCTTTTTGGCCCAGGCTTACGACCACATCCGCAAGGGGCTGGGCGACACCATCACAGGCGACCAGCTCGAAACGCTAAAGCAGCGCACCTTCTACGGTCGCGAGAAGGACAACGCCATCTACCCGATTGCCCTGGCAAATCTCGCCTTACACGGTATCGACGCGCCCCATCTCTGGCACGGCAACACCTTGACCTATGGCGAGTCCTACGGGGGGCTGTTCGCGGGCGCGCCGTCTCAGTATGATGTCGCCCTGATGAATCCGCCCTTTGGCGGCGAGGAGGGCAAAGAGGCCCAAACGAACTTCGCCTACAAGACCGGCTCGACCCAAGTCCTGTTTTTACAGCACGTGATCGAATCGCTAAAGCCGACCGGACGATGCGGCATCGTACTCGACGAGGGCATTCTGTTTCGTACCAACGAGACCGCCTTCGTACAGACCAAGCGCAAGCTGCTCGACGACTGCGACGTGTGGTGCATCGTCAGCCTGCCGCCGGGGGTGTTTACGTCCGCAGGGGCAGGCGTGAAGACCAACCTTGTATTCTTCACGAAGGGCAAGCCTACCGAGTCGATTTGGTACTACGACCTCAGCGACAGAAAGGTCGCAAAAAAGAAACCGCTGACGATGAAAGACTTTGACGAGTTCTTCAAACTGCTGCCGACCCGAGCTGCCAGCGAACGAAGCTGGACTGTGTCTCGCCGCGACATCGAAGCGAAAAACTTCGACCTCAAAGCGGTAAACCCCAACAAGGTCGTCAACGAAGACACCAGAACGCCGGAAGAACTGCTCGACATCATCGCAGCCAAGGGCGAGGAAGTCGCGGAGGCACTAGCAGTACTGAGAAAGTAGTCGAACCTGTAGGGTGTCATCCATCGTGCCCATGTTCCGGCTGAGACCTATGCGGCCAAAAGCGGAACGCCCAGAGCTTGTAAATTGATGGTCTCTACATTGCGAGAATAATTGTCTAGCGTAATCGACACTACTTTCCCATCGCTGTCGTAATCAAGAATTAAATCATCCGTGATCGCATCTGTCGCAACCACAGGTTTTGTCGTCAGCTCAATAGCGAGGGTATCTGTCTCAGAAAAATACTGAATTTTCATTGTGGTTCTTCGCCTCGCTGTTGGCGTCTGTAAAAGTTGCGATCAAAGAAAGCGTTATGGACGGTTTCACCATCCTCCAGGGTGATGACCCGGAGAACCCTGTTATCGGCAGCGGGAATATTCGCCCAATAGGAAATTCGGTTATTGGGCTGAATTGCCGTCTTGACCGGGTGCTTCAACGCATATTGTATCCACTCCCGCTGAACCTCGGAGTGCTTCTGCGAGGCAAAATTATCGAAGTAGCTCGTTGTTTTGAGCATGACCTCTATAGGTGAATCAGAGCTGGAGTGGTGTGATGCTGGACCTACCCTAAGCCTAATGGCTGAATCGCTCCAGCATAAAGGCATCTTTCGCTCTCCACCACCGATCGCAGGGCATGTTTCACCTATGACCGAGCAAACCATGCAAATGTTCTGCCCGCTCAGGCCACCCCAACCCGCATCTTAAAAAAGGAAAATTCAGGGTATGCCCTACGACAACATCAGCGCCACTATTTCAGAGCAATCCATGGCCGAGATCAAAGGGGCGATCGCCGCCATCCACAACAACCTGCCCTTTCTCATCCACCTCACCCCCGACGAACGCCGCAAGCGCTTCAAAATGGGCGACAAAAGCCTCGCCTTCGTTCGCAACAGCGTCACCGCCACCCAAAACAATCCCAGCATTGTGCCCAGCAGCTTTGACATTGCCGAGTTTAACCGCGACTACCAGCTCACCGTTGCCCTCAGCGAAGTGCTGGGCCTGCTAGAGCAGCTCACCGAAACCGTTGACGACACCCTGCTCGCCGTCGGCAGCGAGTCGATGAGCGGCAGCCTGCTCGTCTATGACTACGTCAAAACCGCCGCCCGCCACTCCCCCGGTCTCAAGAGCGTGGCCGATCAGCTGGGCGAACGCTTCAAAGCCTTGGGCCGTCGCCGCTCCAAAGCCAGCGATATGGCCGCCTAATGCAACCTTGGGCAACCGGTTGATTCAAAAAACAGGTAAATGGAAAAACCCGTGAGGGGGATGGCTGATTTGAGTTGGCCATTCCCCTTTATAGTAAGGGCTTCATTCTGGTTACGGGCGTTTGGCTGGGCACCGACGACAACACTCCTGCGCCGGGCGGCAGCGGCAGACGGTGCAGGAGAGGGCACTGGAGCGATCGCCGGTCGGGGCTGGCGGAGCTAGAGATAGGGCGCGATCGTCGGTTTGTAGTCTTTCCCTAGATAGATTCTGAAAGGAAAAGATTTTGCTAAGGTCTGAGAATCTTCGGACGTAGGTAACATGCCGAGCCAAGACGGCCTTGACTCTCTCGACTAACGATGGGGCAGGAGGGGTCGCTTTGTTTTGCTTAGCAACCTGCGCCCTAAGACATTCCCTGATTTGCACTCGGCCTAGTGGTTGGATCTGGTTGCCCAGGCCTGTTTCCTAAAGTTGTCGGTTTTTAGCCGACAGCTTTAGATGGGCCTGGGCAGCCGATCGTCCTTATATCCCTCTATCCCCAGCTCTTCCCTATATGCATGTTGCAGTTTGGCCCGGTGACGTCTATCCCCTGGGTGCCCATTGGGATCGCAAAGGCACCAACTTCGCGTTATTTTCTGAGCATGCAACCGCCGTTGAGCTGTGCCTATTTGACAAAGACGGCACAGAGACTCGGGTTCCTCTAACTGAAGTCAGCAATTTTGTCTGGCACGGCTACCTGCCCGGCATCGGCCCTGGCCAGGAGTATGGCTACCGTGTCCACGGCCCCTACGCCCCCCACGAAGGGCACCGCTTCAACCCCAACAAGCTGCTGATCGACCCCTATGCCAAGGCGATTTCGGGGGAAGTCGGCAGCGGGCCAGAAATTTTTGGCTACGACTGGGAAAGCCCCGACGAAGATCTTTCTTTCTCAGACCTCGACAGCGCGGCGCTGATGCCCAAATCTGTCGTCATCGATGAAACCTTTGACTGGGAAGACGACACCCTGCTGCGTACCCCCTGGCACGAAACCATCATCTACGAAGTGCACGTCAAAGGGTTTACCAAGCAGCATCCCGACATTCCTGAGGAGCTGCGGGGCACCTACGCCGGTATGGCCCACCCGGTGGCGATCGAACATTTGCAGCGGCTGGGCATCAGCGCCGTGGAGCTGATGCCGATTCACCACTATCTCTCTCGCCCCGGCCACCTGGTCGATAAGGGGCTGAAAAACTACTGGGGTTACGATTCGATCAACTTCTTTGCCCCCTTCTCGGGCTACAGCTCTAGCGGCGTGCTGGGGGAGCAGGTCACGGAGTTTAAGGAGATGGTGAAGGCCCTGCACCAGGCGGGGATTGAGGTCATTCTCGACGTGGTGTACAACCACACGGGTGAGGGCAACCACATGGGGCCAACTCTCTCGCTGCGCGGCATTGACAACGTCAGCTACTACCGTCTGGTAGAAGACGACCCGCGCTACTACATGGATTTCACCGGCTGCGGCAACTCGCTGCACATGCGCAGCCCCCAGGTGCTGAAGCTAATTATGGACAGCCTGCGCTTTTGGGTGGGTGAAATGCACGTAGACGGCTTTCGGTTTGACCTGGCCTCGGCCCTGGCCCGCGAGCTGTACGATGTCGATCGCCTGTCGGCCTTTTTTGACCTGATTCACCAGGATCCGCTGCTGGCGGGGGTAAAGCTGATCGCTGAACCCTGGGATGTGGGCATGGGCGGCTACCAGGTGGGCAACTTTCCGGTCAACTGGTCGGAGTGGAACGGCATCTACCGCGACACCGTGCGCGACTTCTGGCGGGGGCAGGATGAGACCCTGGGGGAGTTTGCCTACCGCCTCACCGGCAGCCCCGATCTCTACTTTCAGATGAATGGTCGGCAGCCCAACGCCAGCATTAACTTCATCACCGCCCACGACGGCTTTACGCTCAACGATTTAGTCAGCTACAACGACAAGCACAACGAAGCCAACGGCGAAAACAGCCAGGATGGGGAGAGCAACAACTCATCCTGGAACTGCGGGGTGGAGGGGCCGACCGACGATGTTGAGGTTTTGCAGCTGCGCGAGCAGCAGCGGCGCAACTTTTTGACTACCCTGATGCTGTCCCAGGGGGTGCCCATGCTGCTGGGGGGCGACGAAATTGGCCGCACCCAGGGGGGCAACAACAATGGCTACTGCCAGGACAACGAGGTTTCCTGGTTTGACTGGGATCTGCCCAAGGGTAACGAAGACCTGATCAATTTCTGCCGCGAGCTGATCTTCTTTCGGCGGCAGCACCCGGTGTTTCGGCGGCGCAAGTGGTTTCAGGGGCAGGCCATCCACGGCTCTGGGGTCACCGACATCAGCTGGCACAACCCCGACGGCGGTGAGATGACCCAGGAACAGTGGGAAATTGGCTACATCAAGTCGATCGCTGTTTTCCTCAACGGCGACAAGATCCCCAGCCCCGGCAAAAATGGGGAGCGCATCAGCGACAACGACTTTCTCATGTTCTTTAATGCCCACTACGAACCGATCGAGTTTAAGCTGGCGGAGCTATTTCAGCCCTACCAATGGGCGGTGGTGATCGACACGACGGAGCCCCGGTTTGTTGCCGAGGAGCGGATCGTGACCGGAGATGAAATTGTTGCGGTGGCGGCGCGATCGCTGATGGTCTTGCAGCGGTTAATTTAGCCCAGGAGATTTCTGGAAAAAAAGATCCCCGCTCTATGCGGCGACCGCAGCCATTGTAGGGTGGGCACTGCCCACTATTAGGGAGAAAGTTTTCCAGAAGTCGCCCTAGTTATGCCAAGCTCTCCGTGGCGAATCCCGATCAAAACCGATACCTTGTCGGGGCATTGCACTGTAATGCCCCGACAAATTAGGGAGGTACAGATAGGGTTTGGTAAACCATGGCTGCCTATCATTTTTCTTGACGGGCGTGGTTTAGCACCGCAATTAGGGCTTTTTCTTCGGGGGTGAACTTTAGTTCGCTGGGGGCTGTTTGGGCCGCTCGCCACACCTCTAGCAGCCAGCCCGCCTCGTAGGCCTCGGTCACGGCGGGGTGCACGTAGAAGTTGCGGCAGGTGGCCACCCGGTTGCCCAGGTGCTGCGCCGCCCCTTTAATCGCCTCGCGAATGTTGGCCTGGGTCTGGGTTTTTGAGCTGGCTTCGCCCAGGTCGTTGAGAATTTCAGCGGTGCAGGCGGTGCCCGCCCAGGTGCGAAAGTCTTTGGAGGTGAAGTCTTCACCTGTGATGGTTTGCAGGTACTCGTTGACGTCGTCAGAGTCGATCGCCCGGTGCTGGCCGTCTTCATCGATATACTGAAACAGCTGCTGACCCGGCAGGTCTTGGCAGCGTTTGACGGCGCGGGCCAGGCGGCGATCGCTCAGCTCGATCTCGTGCTCAACGCCGCTCTTGCCGACGAAGTGAAACCGAATGGTATTTTTGTCTACTTCCACATGCTGGTCTTGCAGGGTGGTCAACCCAAAGGACTGATTTTGCTCACGGTACTCGTCGTTGCCGACGCGAATGACGG from Nodosilinea sp. PGN35 harbors:
- a CDS encoding DEAD/DEAH box helicase family protein, whose protein sequence is MSAFPTPNELRQRYETMMGFSLDDEAAKPLLTKYSTGEDTRRYYQDAAIRAALEKIARCERQNEPARVLLSLATGAGKTFIAVNLLKRILVGAVVLVRQTRPRLMLSDKTLRLVTKQDCVVKEYLEVALRQQKARDFIEGNATGTSPSMKNISQKTIEKIPVLLPPVLIQEKIAFALKQRQPSIDNLRKTVLGQIGTINALPASLLRQAFNGEYDRHATRKAMIAGYANN
- a CDS encoding endonuclease domain-containing protein, with product MPPDFLPYNPRLKQIARHLRQNMTRSEVILWQHLKGKQMHGFDFDRQKPIDEYIVDFYCKKLRLAIEIDGASHDSEEAQVQDQYRQTRLEAYGIKFLRFRDDEVRYQTEAVLQAIAAWITNPPDC
- a CDS encoding Uma2 family endonuclease → MTILNLVKLPITTIDLSPGSHLLINDVTWEQYETLLTDLGADRRVPRINYVNGILEIMSPLPAHERPHRIIAYIVTAILDAQDRPWEDFGSTTFKKPKRAGLEPDTCFYIQNAERVRNLMRINMDTDPPPDLAIEADVTSKTTLDAYATLQVPEVWIYDSGRLTIYLLQGDDYNPVTTSQVFPDLPITTWVPELVKMAFDTGTSTMLRTLRRQL
- a CDS encoding stage II sporulation protein M, with the protein product MNVQRWMARREASWRQLETLLTQAEKSGLRSLSVGQVRQMASLYRSVSADLARAKGQGVGQAVIKDLQQLTSRSYSQIYQGSRRQEWQALWDFCRYGFPAAVQRSWGYIAVATGLFAIGGLVGWWFAWQDPAFLTLVLGQEFVEEVKTSQELWTVSIMGIEPVASSGIMINNIGVSLRALVGGVTMFVPQVPLITPPGAFTVFLLVVNGLMIGCVGVLVAQANLAYDLWAFVFPHGALELPAIFMAGGAGLLLARGILLPGPYRRIDALKLYGLQAAQLLYGIIPMLVIAGLIEGFFSPQTWIPNGFKYFAGTVIFIALVQYCRTQRPEF
- a CDS encoding transglycosylase domain-containing protein, with protein sequence MSPPSPPQPRTLLKTVTQAFQAVQAKVDFGKLAVKPGARAAELEVLVNGKPTTYPLLGEHYIMGRSSSQCDIVAPSPIVSQVHATLTRDTNRPSQPFVMKDRNSTNGIYRGKKRLTQAVMNHGDVYTLGPPELEDAVTLRFSEPPPWYVKTARYTLYSFTGLSLAVGAWIVGVEWPKIPMRPLPDSVQGPVVVFGEENGAVVPLREQRSQSHQELRRMGDFSPYLPQALIASEDTRYYWHLGVDPLGIARAVLINVQDGAIRQGGSTISQQLARSVYREYVGTDDSAGRKIREAITALKLETFYSKNYLLLTYLNRVYLGENLYGFEDAAQFYFSKPARDLTLSEAATLVGILPGPNAFNPVQNYDAAVFYRDRVLDRMVSLGMVSQEEARRARRSRIEISPDATRQLQSTRAPYFYSYVFEELDNVLGTSLAREGNFYVETSVDLNLQTAAEDALRQDIATQGAALAYSQGAVVTLETSTGAIRALVGGVDFAQSQFNRASQALRQPGSTFKLFAYGAALERGIPPGRSFSCAPMNWNGQRFAGCRSGSGALDMYAGMARSENVVALRIAQEAGLRNVINVAERLGIESNLVASPGLTLGESEVTPLEITGSFAAVGNNGVWNRPHGILRVLDSSDCADPSDINTCRVIYEFGQAGDANRQAIDPGISSTLTGLLQGVVQGGTGRSAFLGRGEAGKTGTTDNNRDLWFIGFVPGRDLTTGVWLGNDDNTATRGSSGQAAAVWGNYMRQVVQ
- a CDS encoding N-6 DNA methylase, which encodes MMYVPEMTWILFLRILDEIEAREEEEAEVLGIDFKQSLALPYRWREWAAPYSEDRLNLVDGLPQGWKRKELQDGSLGDFFAFVNGDLLPYLRGLRDQPNASLRQKVISQVLSGVERTRIDTEKNFLDILDKIHVINQENIDDTHIFTLSQVYEGLLLKMGERGNDGGQFFTPRVVIRAMVEAIDPKLGETVYDPGCGTGGFLAQAYDHIRKGLGDTITGDQLETLKQRTFYGREKDNAIYPIALANLALHGIDAPHLWHGNTLTYGESYGGLFAGAPSQYDVALMNPPFGGEEGKEAQTNFAYKTGSTQVLFLQHVIESLKPTGRCGIVLDEGILFRTNETAFVQTKRKLLDDCDVWCIVSLPPGVFTSAGAGVKTNLVFFTKGKPTESIWYYDLSDRKVAKKKPLTMKDFDEFFKLLPTRAASERSWTVSRRDIEAKNFDLKAVNPNKVVNEDTRTPEELLDIIAAKGEEVAEALAVLRK